A stretch of the Lolium perenne isolate Kyuss_39 chromosome 3, Kyuss_2.0, whole genome shotgun sequence genome encodes the following:
- the LOC127342130 gene encoding uncharacterized protein, translating to MASPSWVILDALPCVSAPQDADLSLELAAPPRVSVLTVPPRVSPFQADPITGKSAWVVTADPASGLLILCAAKPPLPPTPPPPPVYRNGVRLPYVTYSEPRPPNYFVCDVASATAFRLPEPSHGDPRGFPSEINAMNLGVVAAPGALAGGGASRYMVVEFRYMFNDQHATLLCFSSDTGEWAWKPVHNPMGRWIWGSDGVIAHDGKLWWVDLAGGLVSCDPFAEAPVLDIVPLPDADCHLSDAGCAHCAGRSLAYRRFVQVSAGKLRCMEWSSSRRDVDDGAPMTVSMWTLNDPETKKWALEYKVSFQGIWADESYKAAGLSEKNPTFALLHPMNPDVAYFFLEEHLFSVDMPANRVVECGVHGLVVPPSGKPPNCFSVRALELPLALSAGSLPRDVGSGSNTEDSAPPASAAPSVSLAHDLVSLKIESEEDA from the exons ATGGCTTCGCCGTCGTGGGTCATCCTGGACGCCCTCCCCTGCGTATCCGCGCCGCAGGACGCCGACCTCTCCCTCGAGCTCGCCGCGCCGCCACGCGTCTCCGTCCTCACCGTGCCCCCGCGCGTTTCCCCCTTCCAAGCCGACCCCATCACCGGTAAGTCCGCCTGGGTGGTCACCGCGGACCCTGCCTCCGGCCTCCTCATCCTCTGCGCCGCAAAGCCCCCTCTTCCTCCCACTCCACCCCCGCCACCGGTCTACCGCAACGGCGTGCGCCTCCCCTACGTCACCTACAGCGAGCCCCGCCCGCCGAACTACTTCGTCTGCGAcgtcgcctccgccaccgccttCCGCCTCCCCGAACCAAGCCACGGCGACCCGAGGGGGTTCCCTTCCGAGATCAACGCGATGAACCTCGGCGTCGTCGCCGCCCCGGGAGCCCTGGCCGGAGGAGGCGCCTCTCGCTACATGGTCGTCGAGTTCCGCTACATGTTCAACGACCAGCACGCCACGCTCCTCTGCTTCTCCTCCGACACCGGCGAGTGGGCGTGGAAGCCGGTCCACAACCCCATGGGCCGCTGGATTTGGGGCAGCGACGGCGTCATCGCCCACGACGGCAAGCTCTGGTGGGTGGATCTCGCCGGGGGCCTCGTCTCCTGCGACCCTTTCGCGGAGGCGCCGGTGCTGGACATCGTCCCGCTCCCGGATGCTGACTGCCATCTGTCTGATGCCGGCTGCGCCCACTGCGCGGGGAGATCCCTCGCCTACCGCCGCTTCGTGCAGGTCAGCGCCGGCAAGCTCCGGTGCATGGAGTGGAGCTCCAGCCGCCGCGACGTCGACGACGGTGCTCCCATGACGGTCAGCATGTGGACGCTGAATGACCCGGAGACCAAGAAGTGGGCGCTGGAGTACAAGGTGAGCTTTCAGGGCATCTGGGCTGACGAGAGCTACAAGGCCGCCGGGCTGTCGGAGAAGAACCCCACGTTCGCGCTCCTCCACCCCATGAATCCAGACGTGGCCTACTTCTTCCTGGAGGAACATCTCTTCAGCGTGGACATGCCCGCCAACAGGGTTGTGGAGTGCGGCGTCCACGGTTTGGTCGTGCCGCCGTCAGGCAAGCCTCCTAACTGTTTCTCCGTCCGCGCATTGGAGCTGCCGCTCGCCCTTTCTGCAG GTTCACTTCCACGTGATGTTGGCAGTGGTTCAAACACTGAAGATTCTGCACCACCGGCGTCAGCTGCACCATCTGTTTCCCTG GCGCATGACTTAGTGAGCCTGAAGATTGAGTCAGAGGAAGATGCCTAG